One Streptococcus sp. S1 DNA window includes the following coding sequences:
- a CDS encoding sensor histidine kinase: MSYLKFFVSMLIYRHISRQEFTLRWLFLCPFLFAIIFTLVPPVGFFGYFLVFIAYSFYRNRNIRHLLNIFYGLYPVVMESLIGRLLAFYVFPMLGIVLVHEASVSWYDALLELLVFPVYIGITKLLKLDFTDLKVGFQRQYFNRFLLPMDLSMFVYLLSVVGLVVFEDKIPHADALREQLNSIYLILFFVMLLYFNAVSKERLKQEILEQKDRQLQELATYSQHVEMLYGEIRAFRHDYLNILTSLKLSIEHEDLNAIREVYENVLRESGQQFYDSKFDIAKLSHIENPAVKSVLSAKLLEAQNKGIGISVEIDEPVRDLFIEVLDFITFLSILCDNAIEASLESEDPQLTLAMLQEENSLILIVENSTKAEKIDLARIFEKDYSSKGEGRGLGLYKIQQLLEKYPKTTVSTKSSNYRFTQSLTFWKE, translated from the coding sequence ATGTCTTACCTAAAGTTCTTCGTCAGCATGCTGATCTATCGTCATATCAGTAGACAAGAGTTCACCTTGCGCTGGCTCTTTTTGTGCCCCTTCCTCTTCGCAATTATCTTTACCCTTGTACCACCGGTAGGCTTTTTTGGCTATTTCTTAGTATTTATTGCCTATAGTTTCTACCGAAATCGTAACATACGACACCTTTTGAATATTTTTTATGGGCTCTATCCGGTTGTCATGGAGAGTCTCATTGGGCGTCTCTTAGCCTTTTATGTCTTTCCAATGTTAGGGATCGTACTTGTTCATGAGGCATCTGTCAGCTGGTATGATGCTCTACTTGAATTGCTGGTCTTTCCTGTTTATATAGGAATCACTAAATTGTTAAAACTAGATTTTACAGATTTAAAAGTAGGGTTTCAACGGCAGTATTTTAATCGTTTCCTACTCCCAATGGATCTTTCCATGTTTGTGTATTTGCTCAGTGTTGTAGGTCTGGTGGTTTTTGAGGATAAGATCCCGCATGCAGATGCTTTACGGGAACAGTTAAATAGTATTTATCTGATTTTGTTTTTTGTGATGCTCTTGTATTTCAATGCAGTGTCCAAAGAACGATTGAAACAAGAGATTCTAGAGCAAAAAGATAGGCAACTGCAGGAGTTAGCCACCTATAGCCAACACGTCGAAATGCTCTACGGGGAGATTCGTGCCTTTCGTCATGATTACCTGAATATTTTAACCAGTCTCAAATTAAGTATTGAGCATGAAGATCTTAACGCGATCAGGGAAGTCTATGAGAATGTTCTTCGAGAGAGTGGCCAGCAATTTTACGATAGCAAGTTTGATATTGCCAAACTCAGTCACATTGAAAATCCAGCTGTAAAAAGTGTTCTGTCCGCAAAATTATTGGAGGCTCAAAACAAAGGGATTGGGATCTCTGTCGAGATCGATGAACCTGTTCGAGATTTATTCATCGAGGTTTTAGATTTCATCACCTTCTTATCTATCCTTTGTGACAATGCTATCGAAGCGAGTCTTGAATCAGAGGACCCCCAGCTGACTCTTGCCATGCTCCAGGAGGAAAACTCCCTCATCTTAATAGTTGAAAATAGTACAAAAGCTGAAAAAATAGATCTGGCGAGAATTTTTGAAAAGGACTACTCCAGTAAAGGAGAGGGCCGCGGTCTTGGCTTGTACAAGATCCAACAATTACTGGAAAAGTATCCCAAAACGACAGTGTCTACCAAGAGTTCAAACTACCGATTTACTCAGAGTCTGACCTTTTGGAAGGAATAA
- a CDS encoding response regulator transcription factor: MLKIFVLEDEWIQQSRIESVLQELIAQKSLQCKAPEVFGKSSQLLDAITERGAHHLFFLDIEIKGEEKKGLEIAKEIRKKDPHATIVFVTTHSEFMPITFQYKVAALDFIDKTLGEEEFRERISSAIDYTLEQAGTTIAQDAFTFESAMARVQVPFNKILYVETSPTIHKVILHTQDERLEFYASIADIEKADPRLYRCHRSFVVNPQNITKIDKEAKKAFFENGDNCLISRTKYRGLLEALKK; this comes from the coding sequence TTGTTGAAGATTTTTGTGTTAGAAGATGAGTGGATCCAGCAATCACGAATCGAATCGGTCTTGCAGGAACTTATCGCTCAGAAGTCCTTGCAATGCAAAGCGCCAGAAGTGTTTGGGAAATCAAGCCAGTTGCTAGATGCTATCACAGAGAGAGGCGCTCATCACCTATTCTTTTTAGATATCGAGATTAAAGGTGAGGAGAAAAAAGGTCTGGAGATTGCAAAAGAGATTCGTAAGAAAGACCCCCATGCGACCATTGTCTTTGTCACCACTCACTCTGAATTCATGCCCATTACCTTTCAGTACAAAGTAGCCGCCTTGGATTTTATCGATAAAACGCTGGGTGAGGAAGAGTTCAGAGAGAGAATCAGCTCAGCCATCGATTATACCTTGGAGCAAGCTGGGACCACGATTGCACAAGATGCTTTTACATTTGAGAGTGCGATGGCGCGTGTACAAGTTCCCTTTAATAAGATTTTGTATGTTGAAACGTCTCCAACTATTCACAAGGTCATTTTACACACCCAGGATGAGCGCTTGGAATTTTACGCTAGTATTGCCGATATCGAAAAAGCAGATCCCCGCTTGTATCGGTGCCACCGCTCCTTTGTGGTGAATCCACAAAATATTACGAAGATTGATAAGGAAGCCAAGAAAGCTTTTTTTGAAAATGGGGACAATTGCTTGATCTCACGGACCAAGTATAGAGGCTTACTGGAAGCTTTGAAAAAATAG